The Halarsenatibacter silvermanii genome contains a region encoding:
- the minC gene encoding septum site-determining protein MinC gives MKESFTTEMIAEGVLINLNPELSVEQIRDSLASHLQEAGDFYEGTDLYLNINELTISAEKLNSLVSFMTKKVNPGTKVYLAGFADDSGQKGLNKRLAKKSRAINNDKISFENKTRFVKGTLRSGQAVEHPNNLVILGDVNPGAEVRAGGNILVFGKLMGLVHAGVKGDESAEIVALKLDPTQIRIAGKISRPPEDEEDVTGFNPEKAVIEEERIIVEKIAF, from the coding sequence ATGAAAGAATCTTTCACAACAGAGATGATAGCAGAAGGTGTATTGATTAATTTAAACCCGGAGTTATCTGTCGAACAAATCAGGGATAGTCTGGCTTCTCATCTACAGGAAGCAGGAGATTTTTATGAAGGCACTGATCTGTATTTAAATATTAATGAATTAACAATCTCTGCTGAGAAGTTAAATTCGCTGGTTTCTTTTATGACAAAAAAGGTCAATCCGGGCACAAAAGTTTATCTGGCCGGTTTTGCTGATGATTCCGGTCAAAAGGGATTAAATAAACGACTTGCAAAAAAATCACGAGCTATAAACAATGATAAAATTTCATTTGAGAATAAAACCAGATTTGTCAAAGGAACTTTGAGGTCCGGTCAGGCGGTGGAACACCCTAATAATCTTGTTATTCTGGGCGATGTTAATCCCGGTGCTGAAGTTAGAGCAGGAGGGAATATACTGGTATTTGGTAAATTAATGGGACTGGTACATGCGGGGGTAAAAGGAGATGAATCGGCTGAAATAGTAGCATTAAAGCTGGATCCAACCCAGATAAGAATTGCCGGTAAAATTTCTCGCCCTCCTGAAGATGAGGAGGATGTGACCGGCTTTAATCCTGAAAAAGCTGTTATTGAAGAGGAAAGAATCATCGTGGAAAAAATTGCTTTTTAA